The genomic stretch TACACAAAGGTAAAGATTTGGCGCAAGATTCGTCCGGCTCGCCTGTTCGGCACCATGCTTCCTGTAGAGATGTTGTCCCCTCTCAGCCAAGCTTGACCTAAAAAacatgcatacattatgtagcatattgtgGAATATTAAAACTACCAAAAtctattcagtgatgaatgtaaatgttgtgtgtcatgctcttgtttcggccatatttctcccgagtagttaattagcctgttatgtttagTATCTCAGTTCTTGTTTAGCTATTGCCATTGTATGTGAGatttttgtctcgtgtacgcgtactggcactactgctacggagatctttgtctcgcgtcTTAGTGTTTAGGCATGTtagaagatccgaggctttcacgaattgagGTGTGTTCTGCTTGAGGAGATTagtgaccgctaagagaagccatttaaaataagtagtcgacattGCGATAAAAAACTGCgcgattgcgcgtaaagtagtcTTTGAGATTTTTTTGCCTTTTGGCAAGGAGAGCGTGTGTTGCCGCGTATAAGATCTGTGCCTCACTAGGGTGTAGCCGCtatgagcctccagcactcagtgcaccaaacttcgtggcagagcctcctaattcaGTGTACCAAGCTTGTGGcggagcttccggaactcagtacacaaaacccgtggctatagcctctgtaattcggtgtaccaagcccatggctgtcagtcaacatgccccaagagTTGTCAGCGAAGTGTAGCTCTGAATGGTAATTCCCATTGAGAgccgtacacaaataagtagttggCGCATTCACCAACCATGCTGAAAACaatctagaaaaattatataaaataattaaaaaagtgacttaacTTGATTCATGGATGATTGTCTACGAAGCCGCgtcgattgtcgatgaagccaactagtcggtgTTGATTTTGACTAGTTGTCAACGGTGTGAGGCTCGCccttgactagttttctagtcaagacgagtagtcaaagtagatcgtcctcaactagttttctagtcgagacgagtagtcgaaatAGTCATCGGCGACTTGATGCGGTCGGACGTCGGGGCAGCAGTGCTCGCGTACATCTTCTATGTACGTTATGCTATGATTTTAAGGTCTTGTGGTAGCCTTCCATGTGCGTGTAGcacaaatccctcaaaattgctTTTTACAGAGAGTAGTCGAAgttgattatttgcctcaagCTGCACGTAACTGTAACATATCTTTGTCATTTTGGGAATTATGGCGTGGATCCCTCAGTCTGCCTGATCTCCCAACTCGAGTCAAATTTGCCTCTGCCTTGATCGACGAGCTGCATGCAGCAGCCTGCAGCGAAAACCGACTCGGTCTTCAACTGGAACGCGAAACGCATCGATTCTGTCTTAGCATAGATTTATCTGCTCGAAACTCTGACTCGACGACTTGCTTCTtatcgagtagattgatcttgatgatgaggtccttcaaccTCGCTCGATGATCtcaacgatcacccctacctagcgcgccagatgtcggtgttttataccctaCAAcgtaccgaggggtatcccgaggtagtagattggtcgatgggggatcgtcggacctgaaactcgaaggtaaaagtgaggacacaagacacagatttatacaggttcgggctgtcagagtagcgtaataccctacatcctatttggggtgttgtatattgcgccctgcgcttggatgttgtttggtgttaAGGATTTGGTtttctgttgtggttctatgaggtctttgcCTACCGAtatagggacccctgccctcctttatatactccaggaggcgggattactagtcaattacaaggtaggagtcctagtaggattacatggtatgagtcctagtaggattacaggaaAATCCTAGTAgaagtccgtcttcttccttccttgcgggtactgtgAATCTATCCCCGATAGCAGCCACGGCTGCTCTGCTGGTGCTAGCCCGTGGCAGGAGGCGAGGAGGCTGCACTGGTGGAAGAGGCATGATGCTGGACCCAACATGTCACAGTCCGAGCATGATGTTAATAATTCCACATaacattgtcaatcactcatcacaagcTAAAAGCAACATCATTCCACACAatattgtcaatcactcatcatccaagggtgaccaccattggtcctcaattcTATTGAGCACAACCTCTTCTTCTGCTCTGGTAAATGGTACTACATGCCGCAGTTTCCATCATCTCAAGGGCCTTCACCAAGGGGATCCTTTGTCCCCCATGCTGTTCATATTGGCATTGGAACCCCTTCATTAGTTAATGCACTTAGCTGAACAAGAATCCAGATTGAATCCCTTACACAACCGCGCGGCCAGCATCTGGTTGAGCCTATATGCGGTTGACGCCAAGGTCTTCACCAATCCGGACAAAAATGAGGTGGACACTCTGAAAGAGCTATTTGATGTGTTTGGCTTGGCCTCGGGGTTACAGATAAATCTTAGAGTTCTGTGTTCCCGATCCACTATGATGAAATCAACTTGTAAGAAGTTCTATCCAGTATGCAATGTGATATCAAGACTGTTTCTAGAAAATACTTGGGCCTCCCTCTTAGTTTGAGATAGCTTAAGCGAGTTGAGGTGCAACCGCTTATCGACAAGGTGGCAGCTAGGTTACCATGATGGAAAGGCAAGCTGATAAACAAGGTTGGATGCTTATCTCTGGTTAATTTAGTCCTATCCTCCATTCCCATGTACCATTTGACAGTCTAGAAATGGGCCTTTAAGAAGACTGACAAGATGGTTTTCTATGGAAAGGGGATGAACAGGTGAACGGCGGGCATTGTCTGGTGAAGTGGACCAAAGCTTGTCTGCCTAAGGATCTTGGCGGCCTGGGAATCTTGAATTTCGAGCTGTTCGGTCGTGCACTGCGGCTGCGATGGCTGTGGTTTGCCTGGACTGAACCTAACCGGCCATTGGTAGGATCTTCTCCTCCTTGTGATGAAGTGGACAAGCAGCTCTTCAGGAACAGCGCCATGGTACACATTGGCGACGGCCAGAGGACTTCTTTCTGGCACTGCAGCTAGGTGAATGGTAGGGCACCAAGGGATATTGCTCCAAATTTATTCAAGTTGTCATGGAGAAAACACAATTTGGTCTGGGAGGTTGTCGTGGATCACAAATGGACGAGGGGGTTGTGGAAGATGTCTACTGCTATTGAGATGGCTGAATTTCTGCTCCTTTGGGATGAGGTGTAGCAACTACAATTCAATGATCAACCTTATAGGATTTCATGGCGCTGGACAGACAATGAGCAATACACAGCTAAATCAGCATACAGGGTTCAACTTAGAGGGACGTTCTGCACTTTCAGAGGAGATTGGATTTGGAAGGCTTTCGCGGAGGGCAAACACAAAGTTTTCACCTAGCTGCTGGTACAACACAAGGTTTTATCAGCGGACAAGCTTCGTATTCACAATTGGCCCTGTGATCATGTCTGTTCGCTTTGCGACCAGGTGGATGAGATGACACCGCATCTTGTTCTCAACTGTTATTTCGCTAAAGAAATCCGAGTGAAGGTAAAGCAATGGACTGGGCTATACTGGTGCCAGTCAGGGAGGAGGTTTCATTGGAGCAATGGTGGGCAAAGAACCTGGAACACGTGATGGGAAGATCAAGGAGGTCATTAGCTGCGGTAATCATGTAGACGGTTTAGAACATTTGGAAAGAGCGCAATCGACGGAGTTTCGAGCACAGAGCGCTGCTCTATGGGCAGGTTCTGGGCATGATCAAGGAAGAAGTGGGATTACAACGAGCTGCTTGTGGCACCCTGGAGTTTGAGTGTTCTTAGTGTTTTATGTGTGTGTCATTGGTCTTTATGTAATACGTAAGACTCGCATTCTCCTTCTTCATTAAATGACTCTTGCTccatttcaaaaaagaaaatctaaCCCTTGCTAATTTGGGCCGAAACTATTGCTATTGGGCTCAAGGAAAGGAAACTAAGCCGACCTAGTAAAGAGACGGGTTCAGGTAGCCTTCAATATTGGGCGGAAACTTTTCGCTATTTTAGACTCAAAGAAATGGAGGAAACGAGGAAACTTTTCGTTTGGTGGTCCAACAAGGACCGGACGAATTTTGTTATGGGCCAACCAAAGTGCTCAATTTTTAAAGCCCACGGTATCATCAGAACTTGCAACGCCAAATTAGGCCCATAGATATTCGGCCTAATTGAGACCAAATGAATATGCTGTCATTGTACAGGAAATTTCCTCTCAAAAAAAGGGAAAACTTAAGCATTGACTGATGAATATGGTGTCGCTGAAAACTtaagatttatagttttttaaAGTTCCAAATGATTTGTATTCTGACCCAGGGCAGCAGGGGCAACGGCCAAGGCCCATGACACAAGGGGCCCATAGTTCAATACGTAAATGTACCTGCATTTGAGGCCTAGCAGGCCTGGTACTTGCTAGACAGACGCAGCTGCAATGCCCACGCGCTGGAAACAAATCCACGTTCTGCCCATTGGTGGCCTATGCAGTCTcacctctctcttctctctccttccttgtttttttccttctcaccgcccgccgcctcacctcacGTCGTTGATGCTGCCACTCCCAGCCTCTGGTGGTGATTGTGGCGCTGCAGACCAGTGACAGAAGCAACGAAAGAAGAAGCCAATCCCCTCGATTGGGTCGTGCTTCGAGCTCAATGTGGCCGGCGGGCCTCTATGCATGAGAGGTGATGCCAATGCAGCAAGATTCCATCGAAGGTATAGCGGGCGACATGGAGCCTGTAGTGCCGAGTGCGCCTTGCATGGTCTTGATTGCAGCCCCAGCAAGGCCTCCTCAGCGAACGGAGGGCCTCCTCAGTTCTCATTTCGCTCAAGGGCCCTCCAAATTAGGTATGAAAGCGGATAAAATCTTGTTTCCATCCGcttatttttctatatttatccCGTATTTTGAGTTATGTAAAAACGGGATAGTAAGGTCCGGTAATGAGACGGAAAACGGATGGAAGTATCCAGGAACAAGACGGGATGCAGTTGAGGGTGTATCTCCCGTATTTGTGGGATCCTGTTTCCAACCAGGATGATCCCGTATTCAACCTGTATTTGAGGGGTCGAGGATGGTCCCCAACCCCTCCTCAACCTCTCAATCGCTCAGTCCATGAGCCCAACAGGTCAAGCCGGTGCATCTGTcaaaggcagcagcagcacatctATTTCATGTACGTACACAAGTTATGGTTCTGCTACTAGCACTTGCAGTTAGCTACTAAGCTGTTATCCGTTATTCTGTGCAAATAGCAGTAGCATTAGCATTAGTAGATTAGCAAATAGCAAAGTAGCGGTAGCACAGTAGCACTTGAAGACCACGCAAATATCCGTTATTCTGTTGATTCTTTGACAGGATCCAAGAGAAAGGCTCGTGAAGGTGATGCTAGTGCAGCTAGTAGTGTGCTTGGTGCTTTGTTGTTGCCGCTGATGTGCACTTGTGCAAAAAGTGCTGCTTGCGGTTGCCGACTGGCACACTTTTGTGTGTATGTGTTTATAATGTATATACATTAGTATTCACGTATATGTGTCCCGGTTCCCATCCCGTTTTCATTGTATTCCCACTCATATTTTTTTGTTTCCGTGAACCGGATATCAGTTCCGCTCCCGGTTGTCCCGTTCCCGCTGAAGAAATATGGTAACGGAAATGGGAAAGGAGTTTTCCTATCCGTTCTCATCCCTACTCCAAATCGTAGAACTGGTCATGCATGTGAGATGACATCATCAGTTTTGTCtcttttgcatgcatgcactatCTTTCCCACGCGTGAAGTCATAGAAGGAGACAGGTGGTGAAATTGCAGCATATGCGATATATAGTATCCACCCAATAGCAGTTGTTCTAAAACAAGATAGAACGGATGCGCCATAATATTTGTTATGATAAGATCTTCAAAACAAAACTCACTTGACTAGGTTTTGAagataattttaaaaaatattttttaatacgGAATAATTAATTTCAATTACTGCGAACAAATAATTGAACATCACgaacaaataattattttctatgaacaaataattaaatatgACAAACAAAATAATGGTACACTCTGAACAAAAATAGTTTAAATCACGAACAATTTATTTTATAGTGCAAGCAATATAAATTGAATATCACAAACAAATACGTACACattgtcgaacaaattatatgaattcaGGGAATAAAACAACATACCTAtcaacaaattatacaaactccCAAAAAAAAGACCTGTACACCGAAAATAAATACATTATTGATATAGCATAAATACTATAATCTATAAAAAAGTAAAAAGATACTATAAAACATTATAATATgttaaaatagaaaataatcGAAGAAACTTAAGTTTGCTAGATGCTACTCAGTTGCTCTAACTATTAGCTAATAAGGCCTTTTCATAGAAAATAAATCTACAGTTTCACATTGAATTATTCTTCAATTTGAATAAATAATTTCATCGAAGTTGGTTGTGTGTTTGTTAACTGCTAACTATATAAGATATAAAGATGGACAATATGAATTATGAAAAACAACCGAAGAAAGGATACTACATAAGGTAtagaagagaaaaaggagaaataAATAATATATAAAAAGAGTTAACAGGAAGAGAATATAAATTGAaggaaagaaatagaaaaatgaataaacatgaaaaataatagCCAACTCAACCTCGTGGTGGACCCCTCGCATGCACGCTGACACGGGAATTGGCCTCATGGTGGACCCCTcgcatgcatgcagcatgccTATGCCCCGCACGGCTCCTTGCATGCGGACTGACACGGACACGGGAAATATTATTGGGCCGGGCTGACTCGCTGCGCGTTTGCATCATGCGACAAATAGATTATCATCGTATATGCGATGACAGTCGTGACCCCTCGGGTCCCTTCCCGCCGCACATGGACGGACCACGTCAAGTCGGGATCGCGCTCCACCGCAATAGCGCGCGCGGTGGCATCCCGGGGAGGCGCCGCCTGCATCCGCGCGAGCGCGCGCCCAACCCCGAAACGGACCCGCCGTCGCTGCGGCGCATTGATCATGGACGGAGCCACCCGCCGCTCGCCTGCCTGCCCGATCGCCCTCGGCCCCTCGTCGCGCTCGTAGGAGATTTGGAGAAGTCCGTGTCGGGCGGGGCCGGGCAATGTCGACATGTCCGGAATCCGGATAAGCTCGGGGCGCAGCGCGCTGCGGTTGAACGAGCGCGGGGACAGGCCGCCCCGTGCCCCCGTGCACCAACCGCGGCCgcctcttcgatcggccaggaGCTTCGTCGGAAGGGGGGACGCGAGGCGATCCCGCCGGTGCCAGGAGGCGAGAGGCCAACGGACACGTCGGCGTTGACGGCGAGTCTTATCCGCTTTCCAAgccccccgggggggggggggacgccAGGTCGGCGGCGACTAGTAGTTAGGgctagtttggcagggctccggctccggctccgtgcgcttaccgaagcacggaggagccggagccgcaccaaacggcATTGACCGCGGAGCTATTTTTTGGCACATTTGGGAGAAGCCGGAGTCGTTTTAGGCCTGCATGGAGGAGCCTAAAAAAGTggctccgcggctccggctccagctccgcacgaggagcccctcgcgaggagccctgccaaaggagCCCTTAATCatcgcctgctgctgctggctccgCAGCCAGGAACCAAAAAAAATCCGTTCACGGATCGAGCTGCAAATGGAACCTGCCCCGGATGGATATTGTATCTGCCATGGCACGTCGACGTGAGTGTGACGCGGCGCTGCTGAACGTTCCGCTTGGACGCTTGGACCTTCCAGTCATTTTTTAGAAACTTCATTCCCACCCATTTTTGCGTGCGTGTAAACGACCGGATGAGGTCACGACCCGTAGCACTTTTCGATTTTGTTACAGCCCAGTGTTGGCCGCGCCTATAAGGACACGTACAACGACACGTACAACGATCCGTTCCGAGCCGTCTGGGAGCCGATTCATTTGCAAAAAGCCCCCGCGACGGCCTGGAGACGGCTTCATCGTCGCCTCGCGAGGCGACGATCCCAGCTCATGCTCCTAGACGAAAAAGGCGACTCCAGCACCGTTGTGCGGCTCACCGACGAACCCCTGCGTCGCTCCCTCGATCCGCTGCAGCTCCTCCGCGCGGGAAGATGgtgcccctcctccgcctccaacccACGAGCCGGCGGCGCCCTTCCTCGAATCCAAtgagtagcggcggcggcgcgttgcTAGATGCGGCGGCAGTGCCGGATGGAAGGCCGCGGCCGTGTAGGAGCAGGAAAGGTGCGGCCATGACAcggaagcgcggcggcggctagcgTAGGGACTCGATCTGCAACTAGCCATGCCCTGATGGTGGCGGCTAGCTCGGGGCCTCGATTTGCCTTTGGCGATGCTCCTGATGGTGGCGTCCTCAAGATTCAGATGTAGCAGGATGGTAAGACTTCATTCCcttcttttttgaaacgaaagaCTTCAGTCCCTTCATTTGTGTCTCTTCATGCTTTGGTTCTTGAACTAATTGTACGAAGAAATTAACTTGCATGAGTTTGATCTTACTATCTTCTGTATTTACTTGGACGTTGCTCATGCTACCTTTGTTGTATGTCAATTAGTTCAGGAAGAACCACCAATACAAGACCCCCATGATTTTTTGACACTCATAAAATAGTtgctataaatatatatatatatatattatacttATGCTTTAAAAAATTTCACGTGACTTGATTGAATACattgtgttttctaaaaaaaaacaacaaaatagcATACAAAGATCAAATTATACTTCATCAACATGAGTTATGTACCCATACACGAATTAAATATTACACAGACAGCCTAATAGACAAGTCACTGTatagttgtttgttttgttgtCTGTGTACGATCTCCAAAGCATTTGGAGACGGTAGCTGTCTAAACCGTTAAACATGCCTAAGAGCAGCCAAACCGTTAAACATGCCCTAAGAGCAGCCAAGCCTTTTTCGTGCATTGACAGATTGTTGGGAGTACAGCTGCAGAGCAGCAGGGCAGGCAAGGTATTCTTATCGcgatttttccttttctgtcTGCCATGGATCCGCGGCGCGGCTGCTGGGAGTGCTCGTCGTCGGAGGACGTGTCGCGGCCGCTGCTGCCcgtgcacgacgacgacgaccggccCGCGGGGAGCCGGTCATGCTCCGCGCTCGGGAATAAGTACCTGGCCGTCGCGtcggggccggcggcgtgcgCACTCATCTGCGCTCTGGGGAACTCGGCGGGCACCCGGCGGCGCGCAACATGCTCGGCGTGCTGGCCTGGGTGTTCCTCTGGTGGATCACGGACGCcgtgccgctcgccgtcgcctccatgGCGCCGCTGTTCCTGTTCCCGGCGTTCGGCATCTCGTCCGCCGACGACATCGCCAAGGCATACATGGACGACGTCATCGCCCTCGTCCTCGGCAGCTTCAtcctcgcgctcgccgtcgAGCACTACAGCATCCACCGAC from Setaria italica strain Yugu1 chromosome II, Setaria_italica_v2.0, whole genome shotgun sequence encodes the following:
- the LOC105913915 gene encoding tonoplast dicarboxylate transporter-like; protein product: MLGVLAWVFLWWITDAVPLAVASMAPLFLFPAFGISSADDIAKAYMDDVIALVLGSFILALAVEHYSIHRRPALNITSLHRVAAPAAAGHLRHDRVHQHVDPQHGVHHHDGAGGDGDPAAAPARPGQRQAGGGSGSPS